A genomic segment from Callithrix jacchus isolate 240 chromosome 8, calJac240_pri, whole genome shotgun sequence encodes:
- the LOC128928898 gene encoding uncharacterized protein LOC128928898 — MRPTCRHKTGKKRSPAWRGAAAGSDPPPQRSPGLPHGPDTPASTPGPGQGPGRSGDATVCWSRPHGSAGGERAPGRAPRALAPGPGALQSPSSQPYSAPPHVDPARPHPGNRHSVPLAATAATKGLTPGEAVPGSALGIAGKCSPSLGSVGRRWQLFEVRFPSSGAEGCGAGFGAVTWLGDGGETWLPTARRQRMREQV; from the exons ATGCGCCCGACCTGTCGGCACAAGACAGGGAAAAAGCGCAGCCCGGCCTGGCGCGGGGCAGCTGCGGGATCCGACCCTCCGCCGCAGCGATCCCCGGGCCTGCCCCACGGGCCGGACACTCCCGCGTCCACCCCCGGGCCAGGGCAGGGCCCAGGACGAAGCGGGGATGCCACCGTGTGCTGGAGCCGCCCCCACGGCTCCGCAGGAGGAGAGCGGGCACCAGGAAGGGCTCCCCGAGCTCTGGCCCCGGGCCCGGG GGCCCTTCAAAGTCCATCCTCTCAGCCCTACAGCGCACCTCCGCACGTCGATCCTGCACGCCCCCACCCCGGGAACCGGCACTCCGTTCCGCTCGCCGCCACTGCAGCCACTAAAGGGTTAACGCCAGGAGAGGCGGTGCCCGGGAGCGCGCTGGGAATCGCTGGGAAGTGTAGTCCCTCGCTGGGAAGTGTAGGGAGGCGGTGGCAACTCTTCGAGGTGAGGTTCCCGAGCTCGGGGGCTGAAGGCTGTGGGGCAGGCTTCGGGGCAGTTACCTGGCTGGGAGATGGCGGAGAAACCTGGCTTCCCACTGCCCGGCGCCAGCGGATGCGGGAGCAGGTCTGA
- the LOC100406606 gene encoding COMM domain-containing protein 4 isoform X1: MPAFGPLLNCRLAPVFSREGFWETEETQQFALATSRGRRSAPSHTRAGPAHPEAVTPSQVTVESADPARAEKGITRRGLPGAMRFRFCGDLDCPDWVLAEISTLAKMSSVKLRLLCSQVLKELLGQGTDYEKILKLTADTKFESGDVKATVAVLSFILSSAAKHSVDGESLSSELQQLGLPKEHAASLCRCYEEKQIPLQKHLRVCSLRTNRLAGVGWRVDYTLSSSLLQSVEEPMVHLRLEVAAAPGTPAQPVAMSLSADKFQVLLAELKQAQTLMSSLG, encoded by the exons ATGCCTGCATTCGGACCTCTGTTAAACTGCCGGTTAGCGCCGGTTTTTTCCCGGGAAGGGTTCTGGGAGACGGAGGAGACGCAGCAGTTCGCCCTCGCCACCTCCAGGGGGCGGCGGTCCGCTCCCAGCCACACTCGAGCAGGCCCCGCCCACCCAGAGGCCGTGACTCCAAGTCAAGTGACCGTGGAATCAGCTGACCCGGCGCGAGCGGAAAAAGGAATTACCCGGCGCGGGCTTCCTGGCGCGATG AGGTTCCGGTTCTGTGGCGATCTGGACTGTCCCGACTGGGTCCTGGCAGAGATCAGCACACTGGCCAAGATG TCCTCTGTGAAGTTGCGGCTGCTCTGCAGCCAGGTACTAAAGGAGCTGCTGGGACAGGGGACTGAT TATGAGAAGATCCTGAAGCTCACGGCTGACACCAAGTTTG AGTCCGGCGATGTGAAGGCCACAGTGGCAGTGCTGAGCTTCATCCTCTCCAGTGCGGCCAAGCACAGTGTTGATGGCGAATCCTTGTCCAGTGAACTGCAGCAGCTGGGGTTGCCCAAAG AGCACGCGGCCAGCCTGTGCCGCTGTTACGAGGAGAAGCAAATTCCCTTGCAGAAGCACTTGCGGGTCTGCAGCCTCCGCA CAAATAGGTTGGCAGGTGTGGGCTGGCGGGTAGACTACACCCTGAGCTCCAGCCTGCTGCAGTCTGTGGAAGAGCCTATGGTGCACCTGCGCCTGGAGGTGGCAGCTGCCCCAGGTACCCCAGCCCAGCCTGTTGCCATGTCCCTCTCAGCAGACAAGTTCCAGGTCCTCCTGGCAG AGCTGAAGCAGGCCCAGACCCTGATGAGCTCCCTGGGCTGA
- the LOC100406606 gene encoding COMM domain-containing protein 4 isoform X4 — protein MAGAGWLKHTFCPRGWERFRFCGDLDCPDWVLAEISTLAKMSSVKLRLLCSQVLKELLGQGTDYEKILKLTADTKFESGDVKATVAVLSFILSSAAKHSVDGESLSSELQQLGLPKEHAASLCRCYEEKQIPLQKHLRVCSLRTNRLAGVGWRVDYTLSSSLLQSVEEPMVHLRLEVAAAPGTPAQPVAMSLSADKFQVLLAELKQAQTLMSSLG, from the exons ATGGCAGGAGCTGGCTGGCTGAAGCACACTTTCTGTCCCAGGGGTTGGGAG AGGTTCCGGTTCTGTGGCGATCTGGACTGTCCCGACTGGGTCCTGGCAGAGATCAGCACACTGGCCAAGATG TCCTCTGTGAAGTTGCGGCTGCTCTGCAGCCAGGTACTAAAGGAGCTGCTGGGACAGGGGACTGAT TATGAGAAGATCCTGAAGCTCACGGCTGACACCAAGTTTG AGTCCGGCGATGTGAAGGCCACAGTGGCAGTGCTGAGCTTCATCCTCTCCAGTGCGGCCAAGCACAGTGTTGATGGCGAATCCTTGTCCAGTGAACTGCAGCAGCTGGGGTTGCCCAAAG AGCACGCGGCCAGCCTGTGCCGCTGTTACGAGGAGAAGCAAATTCCCTTGCAGAAGCACTTGCGGGTCTGCAGCCTCCGCA CAAATAGGTTGGCAGGTGTGGGCTGGCGGGTAGACTACACCCTGAGCTCCAGCCTGCTGCAGTCTGTGGAAGAGCCTATGGTGCACCTGCGCCTGGAGGTGGCAGCTGCCCCAGGTACCCCAGCCCAGCCTGTTGCCATGTCCCTCTCAGCAGACAAGTTCCAGGTCCTCCTGGCAG AGCTGAAGCAGGCCCAGACCCTGATGAGCTCCCTGGGCTGA
- the LOC100406606 gene encoding COMM domain-containing protein 4 isoform X7, whose product MSSVKLRLLCSQVLKELLGQGTDYEKILKLTADTKFESGDVKATVAVLSFILSSAAKHSVDGESLSSELQQLGLPKEHAASLCRCYEEKQIPLQKHLRVCSLRTNRLAGVGWRVDYTLSSSLLQSVEEPMVHLRLEVAAAPGTPAQPVAMSLSADKFQVLLAELKQAQTLMSSLG is encoded by the exons ATG TCCTCTGTGAAGTTGCGGCTGCTCTGCAGCCAGGTACTAAAGGAGCTGCTGGGACAGGGGACTGAT TATGAGAAGATCCTGAAGCTCACGGCTGACACCAAGTTTG AGTCCGGCGATGTGAAGGCCACAGTGGCAGTGCTGAGCTTCATCCTCTCCAGTGCGGCCAAGCACAGTGTTGATGGCGAATCCTTGTCCAGTGAACTGCAGCAGCTGGGGTTGCCCAAAG AGCACGCGGCCAGCCTGTGCCGCTGTTACGAGGAGAAGCAAATTCCCTTGCAGAAGCACTTGCGGGTCTGCAGCCTCCGCA CAAATAGGTTGGCAGGTGTGGGCTGGCGGGTAGACTACACCCTGAGCTCCAGCCTGCTGCAGTCTGTGGAAGAGCCTATGGTGCACCTGCGCCTGGAGGTGGCAGCTGCCCCAGGTACCCCAGCCCAGCCTGTTGCCATGTCCCTCTCAGCAGACAAGTTCCAGGTCCTCCTGGCAG AGCTGAAGCAGGCCCAGACCCTGATGAGCTCCCTGGGCTGA
- the LOC100406606 gene encoding COMM domain-containing protein 4 isoform X5, which yields MTCLPPLQRFRFCGDLDCPDWVLAEISTLAKMSSVKLRLLCSQVLKELLGQGTDYEKILKLTADTKFESGDVKATVAVLSFILSSAAKHSVDGESLSSELQQLGLPKEHAASLCRCYEEKQIPLQKHLRVCSLRTNRLAGVGWRVDYTLSSSLLQSVEEPMVHLRLEVAAAPGTPAQPVAMSLSADKFQVLLAELKQAQTLMSSLG from the exons AtgacctgcctccctcccttgcaGAGGTTCCGGTTCTGTGGCGATCTGGACTGTCCCGACTGGGTCCTGGCAGAGATCAGCACACTGGCCAAGATG TCCTCTGTGAAGTTGCGGCTGCTCTGCAGCCAGGTACTAAAGGAGCTGCTGGGACAGGGGACTGAT TATGAGAAGATCCTGAAGCTCACGGCTGACACCAAGTTTG AGTCCGGCGATGTGAAGGCCACAGTGGCAGTGCTGAGCTTCATCCTCTCCAGTGCGGCCAAGCACAGTGTTGATGGCGAATCCTTGTCCAGTGAACTGCAGCAGCTGGGGTTGCCCAAAG AGCACGCGGCCAGCCTGTGCCGCTGTTACGAGGAGAAGCAAATTCCCTTGCAGAAGCACTTGCGGGTCTGCAGCCTCCGCA CAAATAGGTTGGCAGGTGTGGGCTGGCGGGTAGACTACACCCTGAGCTCCAGCCTGCTGCAGTCTGTGGAAGAGCCTATGGTGCACCTGCGCCTGGAGGTGGCAGCTGCCCCAGGTACCCCAGCCCAGCCTGTTGCCATGTCCCTCTCAGCAGACAAGTTCCAGGTCCTCCTGGCAG AGCTGAAGCAGGCCCAGACCCTGATGAGCTCCCTGGGCTGA
- the LOC100406606 gene encoding COMM domain-containing protein 4 isoform X2, with protein MPAFGPLLNCRLAPVFSREGFWETEETQQFALATSRGRRSAPSHTRAGPAHPEAVTPSQVTVESADPARAEKGITRRGLPGAMRFRFCGDLDCPDWVLAEISTLAKMYEKILKLTADTKFESGDVKATVAVLSFILSSAAKHSVDGESLSSELQQLGLPKEHAASLCRCYEEKQIPLQKHLRVCSLRTNRLAGVGWRVDYTLSSSLLQSVEEPMVHLRLEVAAAPGTPAQPVAMSLSADKFQVLLAELKQAQTLMSSLG; from the exons ATGCCTGCATTCGGACCTCTGTTAAACTGCCGGTTAGCGCCGGTTTTTTCCCGGGAAGGGTTCTGGGAGACGGAGGAGACGCAGCAGTTCGCCCTCGCCACCTCCAGGGGGCGGCGGTCCGCTCCCAGCCACACTCGAGCAGGCCCCGCCCACCCAGAGGCCGTGACTCCAAGTCAAGTGACCGTGGAATCAGCTGACCCGGCGCGAGCGGAAAAAGGAATTACCCGGCGCGGGCTTCCTGGCGCGATG AGGTTCCGGTTCTGTGGCGATCTGGACTGTCCCGACTGGGTCCTGGCAGAGATCAGCACACTGGCCAAGATG TATGAGAAGATCCTGAAGCTCACGGCTGACACCAAGTTTG AGTCCGGCGATGTGAAGGCCACAGTGGCAGTGCTGAGCTTCATCCTCTCCAGTGCGGCCAAGCACAGTGTTGATGGCGAATCCTTGTCCAGTGAACTGCAGCAGCTGGGGTTGCCCAAAG AGCACGCGGCCAGCCTGTGCCGCTGTTACGAGGAGAAGCAAATTCCCTTGCAGAAGCACTTGCGGGTCTGCAGCCTCCGCA CAAATAGGTTGGCAGGTGTGGGCTGGCGGGTAGACTACACCCTGAGCTCCAGCCTGCTGCAGTCTGTGGAAGAGCCTATGGTGCACCTGCGCCTGGAGGTGGCAGCTGCCCCAGGTACCCCAGCCCAGCCTGTTGCCATGTCCCTCTCAGCAGACAAGTTCCAGGTCCTCCTGGCAG AGCTGAAGCAGGCCCAGACCCTGATGAGCTCCCTGGGCTGA
- the LOC100406606 gene encoding COMM domain-containing protein 4 isoform X3 — MPAFGPLLNCRLAPVFSREGFWETEETQQFALATSRGRRSAPSHTRAGPAHPEAVTPSQVTVESADPARAEKGITRRGLPGAMYEKILKLTADTKFESGDVKATVAVLSFILSSAAKHSVDGESLSSELQQLGLPKEHAASLCRCYEEKQIPLQKHLRVCSLRTNRLAGVGWRVDYTLSSSLLQSVEEPMVHLRLEVAAAPGTPAQPVAMSLSADKFQVLLAELKQAQTLMSSLG, encoded by the exons ATGCCTGCATTCGGACCTCTGTTAAACTGCCGGTTAGCGCCGGTTTTTTCCCGGGAAGGGTTCTGGGAGACGGAGGAGACGCAGCAGTTCGCCCTCGCCACCTCCAGGGGGCGGCGGTCCGCTCCCAGCCACACTCGAGCAGGCCCCGCCCACCCAGAGGCCGTGACTCCAAGTCAAGTGACCGTGGAATCAGCTGACCCGGCGCGAGCGGAAAAAGGAATTACCCGGCGCGGGCTTCCTGGCGCGATG TATGAGAAGATCCTGAAGCTCACGGCTGACACCAAGTTTG AGTCCGGCGATGTGAAGGCCACAGTGGCAGTGCTGAGCTTCATCCTCTCCAGTGCGGCCAAGCACAGTGTTGATGGCGAATCCTTGTCCAGTGAACTGCAGCAGCTGGGGTTGCCCAAAG AGCACGCGGCCAGCCTGTGCCGCTGTTACGAGGAGAAGCAAATTCCCTTGCAGAAGCACTTGCGGGTCTGCAGCCTCCGCA CAAATAGGTTGGCAGGTGTGGGCTGGCGGGTAGACTACACCCTGAGCTCCAGCCTGCTGCAGTCTGTGGAAGAGCCTATGGTGCACCTGCGCCTGGAGGTGGCAGCTGCCCCAGGTACCCCAGCCCAGCCTGTTGCCATGTCCCTCTCAGCAGACAAGTTCCAGGTCCTCCTGGCAG AGCTGAAGCAGGCCCAGACCCTGATGAGCTCCCTGGGCTGA
- the LOC100406606 gene encoding COMM domain-containing protein 4 isoform X6: protein MAGAGWLKHTFCPRGWERFRFCGDLDCPDWVLAEISTLAKMYEKILKLTADTKFESGDVKATVAVLSFILSSAAKHSVDGESLSSELQQLGLPKEHAASLCRCYEEKQIPLQKHLRVCSLRTNRLAGVGWRVDYTLSSSLLQSVEEPMVHLRLEVAAAPGTPAQPVAMSLSADKFQVLLAELKQAQTLMSSLG, encoded by the exons ATGGCAGGAGCTGGCTGGCTGAAGCACACTTTCTGTCCCAGGGGTTGGGAG AGGTTCCGGTTCTGTGGCGATCTGGACTGTCCCGACTGGGTCCTGGCAGAGATCAGCACACTGGCCAAGATG TATGAGAAGATCCTGAAGCTCACGGCTGACACCAAGTTTG AGTCCGGCGATGTGAAGGCCACAGTGGCAGTGCTGAGCTTCATCCTCTCCAGTGCGGCCAAGCACAGTGTTGATGGCGAATCCTTGTCCAGTGAACTGCAGCAGCTGGGGTTGCCCAAAG AGCACGCGGCCAGCCTGTGCCGCTGTTACGAGGAGAAGCAAATTCCCTTGCAGAAGCACTTGCGGGTCTGCAGCCTCCGCA CAAATAGGTTGGCAGGTGTGGGCTGGCGGGTAGACTACACCCTGAGCTCCAGCCTGCTGCAGTCTGTGGAAGAGCCTATGGTGCACCTGCGCCTGGAGGTGGCAGCTGCCCCAGGTACCCCAGCCCAGCCTGTTGCCATGTCCCTCTCAGCAGACAAGTTCCAGGTCCTCCTGGCAG AGCTGAAGCAGGCCCAGACCCTGATGAGCTCCCTGGGCTGA
- the LOC100406606 gene encoding COMM domain-containing protein 4 isoform X8: MYEKILKLTADTKFESGDVKATVAVLSFILSSAAKHSVDGESLSSELQQLGLPKEHAASLCRCYEEKQIPLQKHLRVCSLRTNRLAGVGWRVDYTLSSSLLQSVEEPMVHLRLEVAAAPGTPAQPVAMSLSADKFQVLLAELKQAQTLMSSLG, translated from the exons ATG TATGAGAAGATCCTGAAGCTCACGGCTGACACCAAGTTTG AGTCCGGCGATGTGAAGGCCACAGTGGCAGTGCTGAGCTTCATCCTCTCCAGTGCGGCCAAGCACAGTGTTGATGGCGAATCCTTGTCCAGTGAACTGCAGCAGCTGGGGTTGCCCAAAG AGCACGCGGCCAGCCTGTGCCGCTGTTACGAGGAGAAGCAAATTCCCTTGCAGAAGCACTTGCGGGTCTGCAGCCTCCGCA CAAATAGGTTGGCAGGTGTGGGCTGGCGGGTAGACTACACCCTGAGCTCCAGCCTGCTGCAGTCTGTGGAAGAGCCTATGGTGCACCTGCGCCTGGAGGTGGCAGCTGCCCCAGGTACCCCAGCCCAGCCTGTTGCCATGTCCCTCTCAGCAGACAAGTTCCAGGTCCTCCTGGCAG AGCTGAAGCAGGCCCAGACCCTGATGAGCTCCCTGGGCTGA